The Theobroma cacao cultivar B97-61/B2 chromosome 2, Criollo_cocoa_genome_V2, whole genome shotgun sequence genome includes the window TAAATCCGGAAACCCTTTTATGTTCTACTCGGCCAATAAAAAATCGACACGAAAAACTAGTTTTGTAACCGATGAAAtcgaaaaagaaagaaagaaactcaTAAATCCCAAATTCAGAAACCTTCCAATCCTAGTTCAGCTCCCTCCCACGTCATCGATCCTCGTATCCCATATGAAATAAACTACATCCGTTAGATATAAACCGAGAGTTAGGTATCCCCAGCCGTTGGATCATAGCTCCAACCCGTCTTCTTCATCTCATCCTCCTTTCATCCGATCACAAAGCCTCTCCCTTTTAAATCCAACCCTTCTCCTCTCCCTCTTTCTTCACAACAACAACAGtttcctctctctcccttTCCTGTCTCTCagcaaaaccaaaaagaaaataaagagcaaaaaagaaagaagaaagctttttttgttttaattttccaaTGGCGACTGAAGAAACTAATAACACTCAAGGCCCTCCTCCCCCTTCTCAACAATCTTCTCTTCCAGACTATCCTCAGGTACTTGAATTTTGTcccaacattttttttctcgcGGTTTTTTTGGTCATTTCATGTgtgtaattttcttttgatttcgTTGTTCAGATGATTTTGGAAGCGATAGAGGCATTGAACGAGAAAGCAGGGTCGAATAAGTCGGCAATCTCGAAGCACATCGAATCGACTCACCCAGATCTCCCAGCGGCTCACTCCACCCTCCTTTCCCACCACCTCAACAAGATGAAACAAAGCGGCCAAATTGTTATGTCGAAGAACAATTACTTGAAACCCGACCCCAATGCTCCACCTAAGCGTGGACGAGGGCGTCCGCCTAAGCCCAAGGTTCCTCTTCCACCTGGCACCGTCGTCTCCCCACCGAGGCCTCGTGGTCGTCCGCCTAAGCCCAAAGATCCATTTGCTCCCTCTAAGCCGAAAACCTCCGGCGGTACTGGAAGGCCTCGTGGACGCCCACCTAAAAAGGCTAAGACTGGAGTCTCCGCAGCTCCTCCACCTCCCGGTGTTAAGCGAGGTCGCGGTCGGCCGCCGAAGGTGTAATTGCCGGTGGCTTCTGAAGTAAAAGTAGAGAAagcttaaagaaaaagagagagagagagagatagagagagaaaaagagggagttagctagtttttttttttctttctttttcctttttttaactttaattttttaggtGTTGTTTAGTTCTCTACTAATTGATGTTttagctttttctttctttccttttttttttctcttgtaattttgaattttttatttcggGGGTTTGGAATTGATGTGGGGAATGTGTTGTAACGCTTTTAGGAAGGGGGTAGATTTTAGTGACTCTTTGTAATTTGCATGTAAATTTGTTGAACCGGCTTTGTAGGCTTTTGGGCCTCTTTATTATCTCTCTCTTTGCCCCAAGcaagaaaacattaaaaaaaaaggattaaaatttctTCTTCCATCACTTTTTCCAActcttttgcttttgctttttgaattatttttttgtcccTTTAAGGACTGTTA containing:
- the LOC18609835 gene encoding HMG-Y-related protein B, yielding MATEETNNTQGPPPPSQQSSLPDYPQMILEAIEALNEKAGSNKSAISKHIESTHPDLPAAHSTLLSHHLNKMKQSGQIVMSKNNYLKPDPNAPPKRGRGRPPKPKVPLPPGTVVSPPRPRGRPPKPKDPFAPSKPKTSGGTGRPRGRPPKKAKTGVSAAPPPPGVKRGRGRPPKV